A region from the Beduinella massiliensis genome encodes:
- a CDS encoding ribosomal L7Ae/L30e/S12e/Gadd45 family protein, with the protein MTDPKVWGLLGLASRAGYVVSGESTCEIALKKGEAALVLIDEDASAGTQKAMGDACRYRGVPLYLLESGRLSESIGKSGRKIAAVKPGSLAQQLQRLLRPDSNI; encoded by the coding sequence ATGACTGATCCAAAGGTATGGGGCCTTTTGGGGCTCGCAAGCCGCGCGGGTTACGTCGTTTCGGGGGAATCCACGTGCGAAATCGCGCTGAAAAAGGGCGAGGCTGCGCTGGTGCTGATCGATGAAGACGCGTCGGCGGGGACTCAAAAAGCGATGGGCGATGCCTGCAGGTATCGCGGCGTGCCGCTCTACCTTCTGGAGAGCGGAAGGTTGTCCGAAAGCATAGGCAAGTCCGGCCGCAAGATTGCGGCGGTTAAACCAGGTTCTCTGGCGCAGCAACTGCAAAGGTTATTGCGGCCGGATTCTAACATATAG
- the rnpM gene encoding RNase P modulator RnpM, with protein MRMCVGCREMKPKRELLRIVKSPEGAIAFDRIGKAPGRGAYVCPSKECLTRAVKQRQLERALEMPVGEAVYAQLMEQVEAHD; from the coding sequence ATGCGCATGTGCGTGGGCTGCCGCGAAATGAAGCCCAAGCGGGAGCTGCTGCGCATCGTGAAATCGCCGGAAGGCGCGATCGCTTTTGATCGGATCGGCAAGGCGCCGGGGCGCGGCGCTTATGTGTGCCCGAGTAAGGAATGCCTCACGCGGGCCGTAAAGCAGCGCCAGCTTGAACGCGCGCTGGAAATGCCGGTGGGCGAGGCGGTCTACGCTCAGCTGATGGAGCAGGTGGAAGCACATGACTGA